The Alnus glutinosa chromosome 1, dhAlnGlut1.1, whole genome shotgun sequence region GTCTCTCGGACGTTTATTCTGATAACAATTCTGGAAAATTAACTAGAAAAAAGTTGTAGCAATctattgttttgatcatttcaTTATATTCTGCCCTATCCCGAGATTAAGTTGctttgcaaattaaagaaagaaaggggtGATCAGTGAAAATATTAGATACCTTAGGGAGTAAACTGATATATTCCAATTCTCAGCGATTACACGTCATCTCATCACTCTCGTAGTCTCATATCCACCTATCATTTGGATTTTACTCTGATAGAGTACCACACAACAACCATGGACGACAACTCTCCCAAAATTTCTACCTCACAACTTGATTTTCTCTTCCTGTAACATATCCCCACAAAAGTACAGGCCTTTGGCTCTCTGCTCAGCGTCCCTGAACTCGAAAAATGTCCCTTTGTTTCTCCTCCAATTCATTGGCCACTCTTCATTCTCTGCCGAATAATCAAAGCTTCTCAGCACGTTTCTCTTCTCAGTTCATCAACCAAATCCAGGTAAGCTCTATCCCTAATGCTCTGACATCTTCAtctctaaaattaaaattatcccAACCCTTTAAATATAGCATTCAAAGACTCAACCCCATTACATGTTCAGCAGTCCCTGCTGTTGAAACCGCCCCATCTTCCTTcagaaacaaaaacccaaaagataTTAACGTCCTGGTAGTGGGGTCAACTGGGTATATTGGAAAATTCGTGGTTAAAGAGTTGGTTAGTAGAGGGTTCAATGTTATAGCCATTGCTAGAGAAAAGAGTGGGATTAAGGGTAGAAATAGCAAGGAAGAGAGTTCGAATCAGTTGAAGGGAGCCAATGTGTGCTTTTCAGACGTGACCCATTTGGATTCTTTGGAGAAATCCTTGGACAGTTTCGGGGTTTCTGTTGATGTTGTAGTCTCATGCCTTGCTAGCCGCTCTGGTGGTGTAAAGGATTCATGGAAGATTGATTATGAGGCAACAAGGAATAGTCTTGTTGCCGGCAGGAATCGTGGTGCTTCTCATTTTGTGTTGCTTTCTGCAATATGTGTGCAGAAGCCCCTTCTTGAATTTCAGCGCGCCAAGCTTAAACTCGAGGCTGAATTGATGAAAGAAGCTGAAGAGGATAATCGGTTCACTTACAGTATTGTGAGGCCAACTGCATTCTTTAAAAGCTTGGGGGGTCAGGTTGAGTTGGTGAAAGATGGGAAGCCATATGTAATGTTTGGTGATGGGAAATTGTGCGCTTGTAAACCGATTAGCGAGCCAGATTTGGCATCCTTTATTGCGGATTGTGTGTTGAGTGAGGATAAGATTAACCAGGTTTTGCCGATTGGCGGACCGGGGAAGGCGTTGACACCTTTGGAACAAGGGGAGATCTTGTTTAGACTCTTGGGGAGGGAACCCAATTTCTTGAAAGTCCCAATTGGGATAATGGATTTTGCTATTGGGGTTCTTGATTTCCTGGTTAAGATTTTTCCTTCCATTGAAGATGCTGCTGAGTTTGGGAAAATCGGAAGGTATTATGCAGCCGAGAGCATGTTGGCTTTGGATCCTGAAACTGGAGAATACAGTGCAGAGAAAACGCCTAGCTATGGAAAGGACACATTGGAGGAATTCTTTGAGAGGGTACTGAGGGAGGGGATGGCAGGTCAGGAATTAGGCGAGCAATCAATTTTATGAAGTTGGTGAAAAAATCATTTAGAGTTTGTAAATTCAAAAGCTCGATTGGATCAACCAGTTTTGTAATGCGGTCTACTTCAAGGAATTTGGTTTCTTCATTGGGACACTGACTGTATCTTATGAGTTTCAGGCAAGTGCTTTCCCAAATATTAATCTTTGCGCTCTTATTATCTGCTGTGAAATgctatatttaatatattattgtcCATGTTGATACATACATGCCTGTATTGTTATCACTGTACTGATTTTTCATGTCTGGAAACTGAGTTTATTTCTTTGTGCTGCCTGCAAATCATAACTAAATCTTAAAAGCATCATTCCTAGTTCTTAGGCTATGAAAGGCAGCAAGCCAATGAGGAGGGAGGGCTGCTAGTTTAAACGAGGTTGATGCTCCaaggaagcaaaaaaaatttctggaTTTGTTGCATCCATAGTCAAAGCCATGGATATGGCCTTTGTAATATTGTGGACATAAGAGTGCCAGTTTGGTAGAGCAAAAATCAGTGAAGCTAAAGCCGATTGCGTGGCCCATTTTGCATTAGCGTTAAGCAAGTCACCGTCCCACACTGGGAAGGTGACACAAGAGCGATGCAGAGGCAAGCTATAAAAGGGGAAGCAAGCGTCTCAACAAAGCATACCTTTCTCGGCCTTTTGGCTAAGATCAAGTGTAGTATCTGTTCTTATCAGTTTAATATCTGATACGTGATCCATCGGATCACATGATATTAAATTAATCTTTTTAGGGGGAGAGTCCATCACTGTAGCTTGCTACTGGGTCTCTTGCGCGTCGCCCATGCGTTGCACTATAGCTCGGGCCTGGCACACCCCACCCAAACTTAAGtcttaaat contains the following coding sequences:
- the LOC133880003 gene encoding divinyl chlorophyllide a 8-vinyl-reductase, chloroplastic yields the protein MSLCFSSNSLATLHSLPNNQSFSARFSSQFINQIQVSSIPNALTSSSLKLKLSQPFKYSIQRLNPITCSAVPAVETAPSSFRNKNPKDINVLVVGSTGYIGKFVVKELVSRGFNVIAIAREKSGIKGRNSKEESSNQLKGANVCFSDVTHLDSLEKSLDSFGVSVDVVVSCLASRSGGVKDSWKIDYEATRNSLVAGRNRGASHFVLLSAICVQKPLLEFQRAKLKLEAELMKEAEEDNRFTYSIVRPTAFFKSLGGQVELVKDGKPYVMFGDGKLCACKPISEPDLASFIADCVLSEDKINQVLPIGGPGKALTPLEQGEILFRLLGREPNFLKVPIGIMDFAIGVLDFLVKIFPSIEDAAEFGKIGRYYAAESMLALDPETGEYSAEKTPSYGKDTLEEFFERVLREGMAGQELGEQSIL